In the Harmonia axyridis chromosome 3, icHarAxyr1.1, whole genome shotgun sequence genome, one interval contains:
- the LOC123675289 gene encoding tigger transposable element-derived protein 6-like, whose product MAPRKLKILSVADKLELIREVEKGEKSKSLIAIQFGIPKSTLSTIIKNKMKIIASTAEGKSVHRYRQKLPQHSDVEKCLIKWFQETRKNNIPVNGPLLQQKAKEFASSLGHEFAASSGWLSNFKKRYGIAGRTLSGESASVNEDTCAEWLAHLSDLLETYTSDEIYNADETGLFYRCLPNKTLDFKNTDCHGGKESKERLTVLLAVNMSGSVKHVPCVIGKSLKPRCFKNVKTFPTEYTANSRTWMTGIIFREWLQKWDNELTKKKKRALLFIDNCPAHNPLPVLISLKVEFLPPNTTSKLQPLDLGIIKNFKVKYRTEVVNHVLRQIQENRAVVPINVLEALHFIKKAWDEVSPRTIQNCFSACGFDVITTDESDTALENPEEVEIDGWGILSSVFDVDANFNEFVEVDCDLPVCFPPTDESIVREVLGREEEDDAGLDNLEDPEIEPPTPPTVQEARQAIDTIRCFLESSEDIEYDIFRKLNEISSVVSKLEKKTFKANEN is encoded by the coding sequence ATGGCTCCgcgaaaactcaaaattttatcaGTAGCAGATAAACTGGAACTCATTCGGGAAGTAGAGAAAGGCGAAAAAAGTAAAAGCCTCATCGCTATCCAGTTCGGAATTCCTAAATCTACCCTGTCAACCatcatcaaaaacaaaatgaaaatcatcgctTCCACTGCAGAAGGAAAATCAGTACACCGGTACCGTCAAAAATTGCCTCAGCACTCAGatgttgaaaaatgtttgataaAGTGGTTCCAGGAAACGCGCAAAAACAATATTCCAGTAAATGGACCACTTCTTCAACAGAAAGCGAAGGAATTCGCATCTTCCCTAGGCCACGAATTTGCAGCGAGTAGTGGTTGGCTATCCAATTTTAAAAAAAGGTACGGAATTGCTGGAAGAACCTTGTCAGGCGAAAGTGCTAGCGTTAATGAAGACACTTGTGCTGAATGGCTAGCTCATCTATCGGATTTATTGGAAACGTACACATCCGATGAGATCTACAACGCAGACGAAACCGGGCTGTTTTACAGATGTTTACCCAACAAAACATTAGATTTCAAAAACACAGATTGTCATGGTGGTAAGGAAAGTAAAGAACGTTTAACTGTTTTGCTTGCTGTTAATATGAGCGGTTCAGTGAAACATGTACCATGCGTTATAGGCAAATCGCTGAAGCCCCgttgtttcaaaaatgttaaaaccTTTCCTACAGAGTATACTGCGAATTCTAGAACATGGATGACTGGAATTATTTTTAGAGAATGGTTGCAAAAGTGGGATAACgagttgacaaaaaaaaagaagagggCTCTTCTCTTCATAGACAATTGTCCAGCTCATAATCCCTTGCCTGTTCTTATATCGTTAAAAGTAGAGTTTCTACCACCGAACACGACATCGAAACTACAGCCCTTGGATTTGggaatcattaaaaattttaaggttaaatACCGTACTGAAGTAGTAAACCATGTGCTTcgacaaatacaggaaaatcgTGCTGTAGTCCCAATAAATGTATTAGAAGCTCTACATTTCATCAAGAAGGCATGGGATGAAGTGAGCCCTCGAACAATTCAGAATTGTTTTTCTGCATGTGGATTCGACGTGATTACCACCGATGAATCAGACACAGCGCtggaaaatccagaagaagtggaaatTGATGGATGGGGAATCCTTTCATCTGTATTTGATGTGGATGCAAACTTTAACGAATTTGTGGAGGTGGATTGTGATCTACCGGTATGCTTTCCACCTACTGATGAAAGCATCGTACGTGAAGTGTTAGGAAGGGAAGAAGAAGACGATGCAGGTTTGGACAATTTGGAGGACCCTGAAATTGAGCCACCTACACCACCAACTGTTCAAGAAGCTAGACAAGCTATCGATACGATCAGATGTTTTCTGGAAAGTTCTGAAGATATCGAATACGACATTTTCAGGAaactaaatgaaatatcttcggTCGTTtccaaattggaaaaaaaaacgtttaaaGCAAATGAAAATTAA
- the LOC123676232 gene encoding piggyBac transposable element-derived protein 4-like has translation MSSRARKIVSLAVKSLNEEDSQQATSSADPDPSSQESPCTRNSPLLPQAAGSNQRSRAYIISSSESEPFESSEDSYRPSDDEVETPNVLSESEVSSDDDKNDNGNVAETDDLDRWGPCTELPVTFQFTRQSGLKKDSLDLNKPFDIYQQFITNEIIDLIVSETNRYASQLKSKPLRPRSLLHKWVDTNREEMQRFLAVLLIMGINELPKMRLYWSNDEMYGNDLIKKTMTRNRFDMMLRCLHFTDNTDPEANADRLSKIKTVVELICRQFQETLTPNEEVVIDESMVPWRGRLVFRQYLPAKSHKYGVKIYKVCTTEGYTYDLRIYAGKNISTGVTAQNGKGHTYNICMDLLKDLKHEGRILYIDNFYTSVQLCRDLLQSHTYVCGTLRSNRKGNPKTVCTKKLKRGEVYGQQNQDGIRVLKWVDKRPVLMISSVPAHAACLVPTGRKNRNGDDIVKPHAIIAYNKAKKGVDVSDQMSSYYTCLRKSLKWYKKVIFEIMLGTCIVNAWVLHNNYNKGGKKMDMLRFRENVIHGLLNQGDATTSADIQGGGDGPMNENLEHSRKRKRSKSQHKIGKYEGSARKNRRRCSACYKRIQQEMGSKEARVKAKKVLTYCVDCDEKPTLCISCFNELHK, from the exons ATGAGTTCAAGAGCTCGAAAAATAGTTTCATTAGCAGTGAAATCTTTGAACGAGGAAGATTCTCAACAGGCAACATCGTCTGCTGATCCAGACCCATCATCGCAGGAATCACCCTGCACCCGAAATTCTCCCTTACTTCCACAAGCAGCAGGTTCAAATCAAAGAAGCAGGGCATATATTATATCGTCTTCAGAATCTGAACCATTTGAGAGTTCTGAAGATTCATACAGACCTTCAGATGACGAGGTTGAAACTCCCAACGTGTTGTCAGAAAGTGAAGTATCAAGTGATGACGACAAAAATGATAATGGCAACGTTGCGGAAACAGACGATTTGGACAGGTGGGGACCTTGTACGGAACTGCCAGTCACTTTCCAATTCACTAGGCAAAGTGGTTTGAAAAAAGATAGCTTGGATTTGAATAAACCATTTGATATATATCAACAGTttataacaaatgaaattattgatctTATTGTTTCGGAAACTAACAGATATGCATCGCAACTGAAGTCCAAACCACTTCGACCTCGATCATTATTGCACAAATGGGTAGACACAAACAGAGAAGAGATGCAAAGATTCTTGGCTGTTCTACTG attatgggCATCAATGAACTTCCAAAAATGCGCTTATATTGGTCAAACGACGAAATGTATGGAAACGATCTGATCAAGAAAACCATGACACGGAACCGATTTGATATGATGTTGAGGTGTTTACATTTTACAGATAACACTGATCCCGAAGCCAATGCCGACAGGCTCTCTAAAATAAAAACTGTCGTTGAGCTAATTTGTCGCCAATTCCAAGAGACACTTACACCAAACGAAGAGGTCGTGATAGATGAAAGTATGGTGCCTTGGAGAGGCAGGTTAGTATTCCGGCAGTACCTTCCTGCGAAATCACATAAATATGGTGTGAAAATATATAAAGTGTGTACAACAGAAGGGTACACCTATGACTTGCGAATCTACGCCGGAAAAAACATTTCAACTGGTGTCACAGCACAAAATGGGAAGGGACACACATATAACATCTGTATGGACTTACTGAAAGACCTCAAACATGAGGGACGCATATTATATATTGATAACTTTTACACCAGTGTGCAACTGTGTCGCGATCTTCTGCAATCTCACACATATGTGTGTGGAACTCTACGCAGTAATCGAAAGGGAAATCCGAAAACAGTGTGCACGAAAAAACTGAAGAGGGGAGAAGTTTATGGCCAACAGAatcaagatggaattcgtgtATTGAAGTGGGTAGATAAACGACCTGTTTTGATGATTAGTTCTGTTCCGGCTCATGCAGCTTGCCTAGTACCAACGGGTAGGAAAAACCGAAATGGAGATGATATAGTCAAACCACATGCAATTATTGCTTATAACAAAGCAAAAAAAGGTGTTGATGTTTCGGACCAGATGTCCTCTTACTACACTTGTCTGAGAAAAAGCCTAAAATGGTATAAGAAAGTTATATTTGAGATTATGCTCGGAACATGTATTGTGAATGCTTGGGTTTTACACAACAATTACAACAAAGGTGGAAAAAAAATGGACATGCTTAGGTTCAGAGAAAACGTTATTCATGGGTTGCTGAACCAAGGAGATGCAACTACTAGTGCAGATATACAAGGTGGAGGCGATGGACCCATGAATGAGAATTTGGAGCACTCAAGAAAGAGAAAGCGGTCGAAGTCGCAACATAAGATTGGGAAGTATGAAGGGAGTGCAAGAAAAAACAGAAGAAGGTGCAGTGCTTGCTACAAACGTATCCAACAAGAGATGGGTTCCAAAGAGGCGAGAGTAAAAGCAAAAAAAGTGCTTACATATTGTGTTGATTGTGATGAAAAACCAACTCTCTGTATCTCTTGTTTCAATGAACTACACAAATAG